A region of Deinococcus rubellus DNA encodes the following proteins:
- a CDS encoding DM13 domain-containing protein, with amino-acid sequence MSDTMKDAAMSASMGQARATSNRWKHPPAVKVRWSRNGGHSLLNITGLKTEPAPDLKVWLYQDQSGVKRGATSLKVAGKYFTVVVNDLPKDLGFNSSVLWCGQVSAAFGIAALKQGSLVRTSSLHSDWGSSCIQPSSW; translated from the coding sequence ATGAGCGACACCATGAAAGACGCAGCCATGAGTGCCAGCATGGGCCAAGCCAGGGCAACTTCAAATCGTTGGAAGCATCCACCAGCGGTTAAGGTGAGGTGGAGCAGGAACGGCGGCCACTCCCTGCTGAACATCACCGGCCTGAAGACCGAACCCGCGCCCGACCTCAAGGTGTGGCTGTATCAGGACCAGAGCGGTGTGAAGAGGGGAGCCACCAGTCTGAAAGTGGCAGGCAAATACTTCACGGTGGTGGTCAACGACCTGCCCAAAGACCTAGGGTTCAATAGCAGTGTGCTGTGGTGCGGTCAGGTGAGCGCCGCGTTCGGAATTGCCGCCCTGAAACAAGGTTCTTTGGTCCGGACGTCCTCACTGCATTCTGATTGGGGAAGTTCTTGCATTCAGCCCAGTTCGTGGTAG
- a CDS encoding flavin reductase family protein, whose translation MTSSALLPHEFRQTLGRFASGVTIITAAHAGEKRGMTANAFVSVSLTPPLILVGVDKRASMHAALEEVQRFGVSVLSVAQRHLSDHFAGRPQAVDVPWFDHEGLPLIAGAVAQLVCRKHSSVDAGDHTLFVGEVEYSRYTDDDPLIYFRGDYHELG comes from the coding sequence ATGACCTCCTCCGCCTTGCTGCCGCACGAGTTTCGCCAGACGCTGGGCCGCTTCGCCAGCGGTGTGACCATCATCACCGCCGCCCACGCGGGCGAGAAGCGCGGCATGACCGCCAACGCCTTTGTCAGTGTCAGCCTGACTCCGCCGTTGATTCTGGTGGGCGTGGACAAGCGGGCCAGCATGCATGCCGCCCTGGAAGAGGTCCAGCGCTTCGGCGTCAGCGTGCTGAGTGTGGCCCAGCGCCATCTCAGCGACCACTTTGCCGGAAGGCCGCAGGCGGTGGACGTGCCCTGGTTCGACCACGAGGGCCTGCCGCTGATCGCAGGCGCGGTGGCGCAACTCGTATGCCGCAAACACAGCAGCGTGGACGCGGGCGACCACACCCTGTTCGTGGGCGAGGTCGAGTACAGCCGCTACACCGACGACGACCCGCTGATCTATTTCCGGGGCGACTACCACGAACTGGGCTGA
- a CDS encoding DUF2270 domain-containing protein — protein sequence MPRLASPTGPLPLTAASYSTNEANALIHLYRAEVGKMTAYRQRLDMTTNWSVVTTAGLASFALGDNNNSHVVFLFAMLMNYFFLHLEARRFRTFEISHHRTRIMERFFYPAMLGDKVDPDWHQLLLGELAKPRSPMNRWDSLGWRLRRNYLWIYVGILIAWIAKLDTVRNKEVAFTSTTLVDAAHIGSFPGWAVWMLVGVFYLYLLRLTVIASKAYPLEEG from the coding sequence ATGCCCCGCCTCGCCTCCCCCACCGGGCCGCTGCCGCTGACGGCGGCGAGCTACAGCACCAACGAGGCCAACGCGCTGATTCACCTCTACCGCGCCGAGGTCGGCAAGATGACGGCCTACCGTCAGCGGCTCGACATGACCACCAACTGGTCGGTGGTGACGACAGCGGGCCTGGCCAGCTTCGCCCTGGGCGACAACAACAACAGCCACGTGGTCTTTCTGTTCGCCATGCTGATGAACTATTTCTTTTTGCACCTGGAGGCGCGGCGCTTCCGAACCTTCGAGATCAGCCACCACCGCACCCGCATCATGGAGCGCTTTTTTTATCCGGCCATGCTGGGTGACAAGGTCGACCCCGACTGGCACCAGCTGCTGCTCGGCGAACTGGCCAAACCGCGCAGCCCGATGAACCGCTGGGACTCCCTGGGCTGGCGGCTGCGGCGCAATTACCTGTGGATCTATGTGGGCATTCTGATCGCCTGGATCGCCAAGCTCGACACCGTCCGCAACAAGGAAGTGGCCTTCACCTCCACCACCCTGGTAGACGCTGCCCACATCGGCAGCTTTCCCGGCTGGGCGGTGTGGATGCTGGTGGGGGTGTTTTACCTGTATCTGCTGCGCCTGACCGTGATCGCCAGCAAAGCCTACCCGCTCGAAGAAGGCTGA
- the mutY gene encoding A/G-specific adenine glycosylase, giving the protein MPDLDTLPDGPETLRPALLAWFDRHARDLPWRTVDGGGQRDPYRVWVSEILLQQTQVVRGRVYFENFVQQFPDVQSLADAPTEDVLKAWEGCGYYARARNLHKAARIIAETQMPTTYDGWLALPGVGPYTAAAISSLAFGEARAVNDGNVRRVLARLYAEVQPGEKWVQAQADALLDPHRPGDWNEALMDLGATICTPRRPNCPACPLSAHCVARRSGDPAAYPVAKKRSPVKVVRAVALLIGNAESAYLEQRVGPLLGGLYGLPIEEGEGALERLLTRLSARSPLFLGTVSHSMTHLQITLEVYAAESELMGEAVGARPLSRLDHKALALLSGQGQLWEKPPHAPTQGVECGREYPQQE; this is encoded by the coding sequence ATGCCTGATCTGGACACTTTACCTGACGGGCCAGAAACGCTGCGCCCGGCGCTGCTGGCCTGGTTTGACCGCCACGCCCGCGATCTGCCCTGGCGGACGGTGGACGGGGGCGGCCAGCGCGACCCCTACCGGGTGTGGGTCAGCGAGATTTTGCTCCAGCAGACCCAGGTGGTGCGGGGCCGGGTGTATTTCGAGAACTTCGTTCAGCAGTTCCCTGACGTGCAGTCGCTGGCCGACGCACCCACCGAGGACGTGCTGAAAGCCTGGGAAGGCTGCGGCTACTACGCCCGCGCCCGTAACCTGCACAAAGCTGCCAGGATCATTGCCGAAACGCAAATGCCGACTACCTATGACGGCTGGCTGGCCCTGCCCGGCGTGGGGCCGTACACGGCGGCGGCCATCAGCAGTCTGGCGTTCGGGGAAGCGCGGGCCGTCAACGACGGCAACGTGCGGCGGGTGCTCGCGCGCCTGTATGCCGAGGTCCAGCCGGGCGAGAAGTGGGTACAGGCTCAGGCCGACGCTCTGCTCGACCCGCACCGGCCCGGCGACTGGAACGAGGCGCTGATGGACCTGGGCGCGACCATCTGCACGCCCAGACGTCCGAACTGTCCGGCCTGCCCACTCTCGGCGCACTGTGTGGCCCGGCGAAGCGGTGACCCGGCCGCCTATCCCGTCGCCAAGAAACGTTCGCCAGTCAAGGTGGTGCGGGCGGTGGCCCTACTGATCGGGAACGCAGAGTCGGCCTACCTTGAGCAGCGGGTCGGCCCGCTGCTGGGCGGCCTCTACGGATTGCCTATCGAGGAAGGCGAGGGGGCGCTGGAGAGACTACTCACGCGCCTGAGTGCCCGTTCGCCCCTATTTCTCGGCACTGTCAGCCACAGCATGACCCACCTCCAGATCACGCTGGAGGTCTACGCCGCCGAGTCGGAACTGATGGGGGAAGCTGTTGGAGCGCGTCCCCTCTCGCGGCTCGATCATAAGGCGCTGGCGCTGCTGAGCGGGCAGGGCCAGCTCTGGGAAAAGCCTCCGCATGCGCCAACTCAAGGCGTAGAATGTGGGCGTGAGTACCCGCAGCAAGAGTAG
- a CDS encoding isoprenyl transferase, whose translation MSTRSKSSNRLIRSGAKAALKWRDAAAKPLYWWYAQRLEREVKAHARLPQHLGLILDGNRRFARVAGMQRELGYEFGIDKAHEVLQWCLELGIPVATIWVLSTDNVKRDPDEVAHLMTLFEREARKLAVDKRIHANRVRVRAIGQHQDFPGNVTQALSELEEKTRHYDGMLLNIAVGYGGREEIVDAVKAHLSSQSEAGRSVAEVAAELHPDHLSARMYTAGVPDPDFIIRTSGEIRLSGFMLWQSVYSEFYFCDVYWPGFRRVDFLRALRDFQDRKRRFGK comes from the coding sequence GTGAGTACCCGCAGCAAGAGTAGCAACCGCCTCATTCGCAGCGGGGCCAAGGCCGCGCTGAAATGGCGCGATGCTGCTGCAAAGCCACTCTACTGGTGGTACGCCCAGCGCCTGGAGCGTGAGGTCAAGGCGCACGCCCGCTTGCCGCAGCACCTTGGCCTGATTCTCGACGGCAACCGGCGCTTTGCCCGGGTGGCTGGCATGCAGCGCGAACTCGGCTACGAATTCGGCATCGACAAGGCCCACGAGGTGTTGCAGTGGTGTCTGGAGCTCGGCATTCCGGTGGCGACCATCTGGGTACTGAGCACCGACAACGTCAAGCGCGACCCTGACGAGGTGGCCCACCTGATGACCCTCTTCGAGCGCGAGGCCCGCAAGCTGGCGGTGGATAAGCGAATCCACGCCAACAGGGTGCGGGTGCGGGCCATCGGGCAGCATCAGGACTTCCCCGGCAACGTCACGCAAGCACTCTCTGAACTGGAAGAGAAGACGCGTCACTACGACGGCATGCTGCTCAATATCGCGGTGGGCTACGGCGGGCGCGAGGAGATCGTGGACGCGGTGAAAGCGCACCTCTCCAGCCAGAGTGAGGCGGGCCGCAGCGTGGCCGAGGTCGCCGCCGAACTGCACCCTGACCACCTCAGCGCCCGGATGTACACGGCGGGCGTGCCCGACCCAGATTTCATTATCCGCACGTCCGGCGAGATCCGGCTATCGGGCTTCATGTTGTGGCAGAGCGTGTATTCGGAGTTCTACTTCTGCGACGTGTACTGGCCGGGCTTCCGGCGGGTGGACTTCCTGCGGGCGTTGCGTGACTTCCAGGACCGCAAACGGCGGTTTGGAAAATAG
- a CDS encoding HRDC domain-containing protein: MTAVPPDARLPGLHAEAGDPHTRLSLALADLEGAAWGLLLADQAALARQLAAHFGPGTLRVDARLGVSREVFASAGLAVATTDADWRGAKAVWLLEPDERALKRAKRADVPVIVDATLAPGGGWLEREATLIVYRDAATLSGFGDVSAAALFGEGPAPQRAAPAPSDLSLAMILRDLASLPLRLARAARTTATLLERFGGAAQATGPTALLLSPDSAADTHQPIGGVLAAARNVGIGTLITPGVQGLDAVLALLRGDESVSRPASAEPARAESVLAEPSSPAQHAQVQIQPVQPPAETAVIKTAPPEVLNYVPEIVFSDSAPHPEPESRRDESSRQEPVQLEASQAQSPAAEAGRHDFTNGPMENEEPGAELPDAALQPEPPQTRRNAPQRERRGRRDFQPRSAEPQAAQVGAEQPDEVHAEASQSEADLPEIVLTPDLPPAESKDPTEGLSDEQRATYARLRDWRNAEAKRQDISRFIIASNATLAEIARSAPRDETELRKVRGMGPERVRKYGEALLGTVQAD; the protein is encoded by the coding sequence ATGACAGCCGTTCCCCCCGATGCCCGCCTGCCCGGCCTGCACGCCGAAGCGGGCGACCCGCACACCCGCCTCAGCCTCGCCCTGGCCGACCTCGAAGGAGCCGCCTGGGGCCTGTTGCTGGCCGATCAGGCCGCGCTGGCCCGCCAACTGGCCGCCCACTTTGGCCCCGGCACCCTGCGGGTGGACGCCCGGCTGGGGGTCAGCCGCGAGGTGTTCGCCTCGGCGGGACTGGCGGTGGCCACCACCGACGCCGACTGGCGCGGCGCGAAGGCGGTGTGGCTGCTGGAACCCGACGAGCGCGCCCTCAAGCGGGCCAAGCGGGCTGACGTGCCAGTGATCGTGGACGCCACGCTGGCCCCCGGCGGCGGCTGGCTGGAGCGCGAGGCCACGCTGATCGTCTACCGCGACGCCGCGACCCTCAGCGGCTTCGGCGACGTGAGCGCGGCGGCCCTCTTCGGTGAGGGACCGGCTCCGCAGCGCGCCGCCCCCGCGCCCAGCGACCTGAGTCTGGCGATGATTCTGCGCGACCTGGCCAGCCTGCCGCTGCGCCTGGCCCGCGCCGCCCGCACCACCGCGACCCTGCTGGAACGCTTTGGCGGAGCGGCCCAGGCGACGGGACCCACTGCCCTGCTGCTCTCACCCGACAGCGCTGCCGACACCCACCAGCCCATCGGTGGAGTGCTGGCCGCCGCCCGCAACGTGGGTATCGGCACCCTGATCACGCCGGGCGTGCAGGGGCTGGACGCGGTGCTGGCACTGTTGCGCGGTGACGAGTCGGTCAGCCGCCCGGCCAGTGCCGAGCCTGCCCGCGCTGAATCTGTGCTGGCCGAGCCATCTTCCCCGGCCCAGCATGCTCAGGTCCAGATCCAGCCCGTTCAGCCGCCTGCCGAAACGGCTGTGATCAAGACAGCACCGCCCGAAGTGCTGAATTACGTGCCGGAGATCGTCTTTTCGGACAGTGCGCCGCACCCGGAGCCGGAATCCCGGCGCGACGAATCATCCCGCCAGGAGCCGGTTCAGTTGGAAGCCAGCCAGGCGCAGTCGCCCGCTGCCGAGGCGGGTCGCCACGACTTCACGAACGGGCCGATGGAGAATGAGGAACCCGGGGCCGAGCTGCCGGACGCCGCGCTTCAGCCGGAGCCGCCGCAGACCCGGCGCAACGCACCGCAGCGGGAACGCCGGGGCCGCCGCGACTTTCAGCCCAGGTCAGCCGAGCCGCAGGCCGCCCAGGTCGGTGCGGAGCAGCCGGACGAGGTTCATGCTGAGGCGTCTCAATCTGAGGCGGACCTGCCCGAGATTGTCCTGACACCTGATTTGCCGCCGGCCGAGAGCAAGGACCCCACCGAGGGCCTCAGCGACGAGCAGCGCGCCACCTACGCCCGTCTGCGCGACTGGCGCAACGCCGAGGCCAAACGACAGGACATCAGCCGCTTCATCATCGCCAGCAATGCCACCCTGGCCGAGATCGCCCGCAGTGCCCCGCGCGACGAGACCGAACTCCGCAAGGTGCGCGGCATGGGGCCGGAGCGCGTCCGCAAGTACGGTGAGGCGCTGCTCGGCACCGTGCAGGCCGACTGA
- a CDS encoding RtcB family protein, giving the protein MNGKHITKLGFTNTSIGLALAAAQLREDTGLGRQAILDELSAVKSQPAAYQTGEYAALAHELLAQQTHTAFHAADALRPAALPYAQFGAELIEANARAQMDVAMQLPIARAGALMPDAHVGYGLPIGGVLATENTVIPYGVGVDIGCAMHLSVFAVPPEHLKTAEALHLLQKHTRFGAGIGFERRERLGHAVLDEAAWDEQPVLRRLHDKAAEQIGSSGSGNHFAEFGAFTLSAPEAGLEAGTYLALLSHSGSRGFGAQVAGHFTKLAESLHPALDTSARKLAWLDLGSEAGEAYWQAMNLAGRYALANHEQLHARLSRALGEVAALSARNSHNLAWKETVNGEELIVHRKGATPAAAGQLGLIPGSMADPGYLVRGKGYAPALGSASHGAGRQLGRKAAQAALSKSVVSAYLRDRGVTLIGGGVDEAPQAYKRIEAVIAAQSELVEVLGEFRPRVVRMDSGSEDI; this is encoded by the coding sequence ATGAACGGCAAACACATCACCAAACTCGGCTTCACCAACACAAGTATCGGCCTGGCACTCGCCGCCGCCCAGCTCAGAGAGGACACGGGGCTGGGTCGTCAGGCAATTCTGGACGAACTCTCGGCAGTCAAATCTCAGCCCGCCGCCTACCAAACGGGCGAGTATGCGGCGCTGGCACACGAACTGCTGGCCCAGCAGACCCACACCGCATTCCACGCCGCCGATGCCCTGCGCCCTGCCGCGCTGCCCTATGCCCAGTTCGGCGCAGAGCTGATCGAGGCAAATGCGCGCGCCCAGATGGACGTGGCCATGCAGCTGCCGATTGCCCGCGCCGGAGCGCTGATGCCCGACGCCCACGTGGGCTACGGCCTGCCGATTGGCGGGGTGCTGGCCACCGAGAACACAGTCATTCCCTACGGGGTCGGGGTGGACATCGGCTGCGCCATGCACCTCTCGGTCTTTGCCGTCCCCCCGGAGCATCTCAAGACCGCTGAGGCCCTGCACCTGCTGCAAAAGCACACCCGCTTCGGCGCGGGCATCGGCTTCGAGCGCCGCGAACGCCTGGGTCATGCCGTGCTGGACGAGGCCGCCTGGGACGAGCAGCCGGTCCTGCGCCGCCTGCACGACAAGGCCGCCGAGCAGATCGGCAGCTCGGGCAGCGGCAACCACTTCGCCGAGTTCGGCGCGTTCACCCTGAGCGCACCGGAAGCGGGCCTGGAAGCCGGAACCTATCTGGCCCTGCTCTCGCACAGCGGCTCACGCGGTTTCGGGGCGCAGGTGGCGGGCCACTTCACCAAACTGGCCGAGAGCCTGCACCCGGCCCTGGATACCAGCGCCAGGAAACTCGCCTGGCTCGACCTGGGCAGCGAGGCGGGCGAGGCATACTGGCAGGCCATGAATTTGGCAGGCCGCTACGCGCTGGCCAACCACGAGCAGCTTCACGCCCGCCTCAGCCGCGCCCTGGGCGAAGTCGCCGCGCTGAGTGCCCGCAACAGCCACAACCTGGCCTGGAAGGAAACGGTGAACGGCGAGGAGCTGATCGTTCACCGCAAGGGAGCCACGCCCGCCGCCGCCGGGCAGCTCGGCCTGATTCCCGGCAGCATGGCCGACCCCGGCTACCTGGTGCGCGGCAAGGGTTACGCCCCGGCACTGGGCAGCGCCTCGCACGGCGCGGGGCGGCAGCTCGGACGCAAAGCGGCCCAGGCGGCACTCAGCAAATCGGTGGTCAGCGCTTACCTCAGGGACCGGGGCGTGACATTGATCGGCGGCGGCGTCGACGAGGCTCCCCAGGCCTACAAGCGCATCGAGGCGGTGATCGCGGCCCAGAGCGAGCTGGTGGAGGTGCTGGGCGAGTTCCGACCCCGCGTGGTCCGGATGGATTCGGGCAGCGAGGACATCTGA
- a CDS encoding MFS transporter produces MLWTRPAVTLRLIALLLISEFVRAGLIVAFLPLTAGKYGLSLAQVGSLVGAHYLMDALAKGPVGLLTQRLGIGGALIGSSLLGLAFILGVLGAVGFWPLLALAAVWGMGYAVLWPSVMAVSQQYALPGREARALSLTNLSVAPGIALGTLGVGQLMLRSPAPVPALLLWAQGAVIVLALSLWRQRLDSDQLDSGPTAGRPARDWLLQWRRVASLLPAAFAQMLAPGLFVTLFYPLLARLELNLGDLLGPGLLGGASLLGALLLSGRLADHYGPRRVLGPGLLLLALAFGLAGLSASFLTTWLWPLCALIGAGYGAFMAGWNGLVGQTLPPQQRAAAWGVVMATEALGYSLGPVLGGAVWASGGVRVFWLGAGVFLLAQLYYWLPGRALGQGRGSTVGASED; encoded by the coding sequence GTGCTGTGGACCCGGCCCGCCGTCACCCTGCGCCTGATCGCCCTGCTGCTGATCAGCGAATTCGTGCGGGCCGGGCTGATCGTGGCCTTTTTGCCGCTCACCGCCGGGAAGTACGGCCTGAGTCTGGCGCAGGTGGGCAGTCTGGTCGGGGCGCATTACCTGATGGACGCGCTGGCCAAGGGGCCAGTGGGCTTATTGACGCAGCGCCTGGGCATCGGCGGCGCGCTGATCGGCAGCAGTCTGCTGGGACTGGCCTTCATTCTCGGGGTGCTGGGCGCAGTGGGGTTCTGGCCGCTGCTGGCGCTGGCGGCTGTCTGGGGCATGGGCTACGCGGTGCTGTGGCCCAGTGTGATGGCGGTGTCTCAGCAGTACGCCCTGCCGGGCCGCGAGGCGCGGGCACTGTCGCTGACCAACCTCAGCGTCGCGCCGGGAATCGCGCTGGGCACGCTGGGCGTCGGGCAACTGATGCTGCGCTCGCCCGCACCCGTGCCCGCGCTGCTGCTGTGGGCGCAGGGCGCGGTGATTGTGCTGGCCCTCAGCTTATGGCGGCAGCGGCTGGACAGTGATCAGTTGGACAGCGGCCCCACCGCAGGTCGCCCGGCCAGAGACTGGCTCCTCCAGTGGCGGCGGGTCGCCTCGCTGCTGCCCGCCGCCTTTGCCCAGATGCTCGCGCCTGGGCTGTTTGTAACTCTTTTTTATCCGCTGCTGGCACGATTGGAGCTGAACCTGGGTGACTTACTGGGGCCGGGGCTGCTCGGCGGGGCATCTCTGCTGGGCGCGTTGCTGCTGTCGGGCCGCCTGGCCGATCACTACGGGCCGCGCCGGGTGCTGGGACCGGGGCTGCTGCTGCTAGCCCTCGCCTTCGGGCTGGCGGGCCTCTCGGCCAGCTTCCTGACCACTTGGCTATGGCCGCTGTGCGCCCTGATCGGCGCGGGCTACGGCGCGTTCATGGCGGGCTGGAACGGCCTGGTGGGTCAGACCCTGCCGCCGCAGCAACGCGCCGCCGCCTGGGGCGTGGTCATGGCCACCGAGGCGCTCGGCTACTCGCTGGGGCCGGTACTGGGCGGCGCGGTGTGGGCCAGCGGCGGTGTGAGGGTGTTCTGGCTGGGCGCAGGCGTGTTTTTGCTGGCGCAGCTCTACTACTGGCTGCCGGGCCGGGCGCTGGGCCAGGGCCGGGGCAGCACAGTGGGTGCTTCGGAGGACTGA
- a CDS encoding CAP domain-containing protein, translated as MRSHLLALLGLVALGQGWAAGSESALLGGVNALRAQGVRCAGVSRPRSAPLTWTAANNAAARLQASYMAQTGRISHTGANGSSPRVRAASTGVRGGNMSEIIYLSVGLNAQQAVNWWRNSPVHCYAMTNPVYTKAGMSIVQAGRGTAYVMVLSN; from the coding sequence ATGAGATCACATTTGCTGGCCCTGCTGGGTCTGGTGGCGCTCGGCCAGGGGTGGGCGGCGGGGTCCGAGTCGGCGCTGCTCGGCGGCGTCAATGCCCTGCGTGCTCAGGGCGTCCGCTGCGCTGGCGTTTCGCGACCCCGCAGCGCCCCGCTGACCTGGACTGCCGCCAACAACGCTGCGGCCCGCTTGCAGGCCAGCTATATGGCCCAGACCGGGCGCATCAGCCACACCGGGGCGAACGGCAGCTCGCCGCGCGTGCGGGCCGCGTCGACCGGCGTGCGCGGCGGCAACATGAGCGAGATCATCTACCTGAGTGTGGGCCTGAATGCCCAGCAGGCCGTGAACTGGTGGCGTAACTCGCCCGTTCACTGCTACGCCATGACCAATCCGGTGTACACCAAGGCGGGTATGAGCATCGTGCAGGCCGGGCGCGGCACCGCCTATGTGATGGTGCTGAGTAACTGA
- a CDS encoding sulfurtransferase, translating into MEYVKDVLVSTDWVADHKNDAGVRLIEVNEDILLYETGHIEGAVKVDWQGDFWTPVMREFISPDELSAFLGSLGLKEGDTLVIYGDKSNWWASYAYWFLSYSGVQNLKLMNGGRQKWVAEGREMVTTPTDVTPTTYPALKRDESLRAYRDEVRAHIEKVQSGEGAMVDVRSPDEFSGKVTHMPAYPQEGVLRGGHIPGAANIPWARATNEDGTFKSADELSALYGGEGVTPDKDVIAYCRIAERSSHSWFVLRELLGYPKVRNYDGSWTEWGNGVGLPIEKTYQDV; encoded by the coding sequence ATGGAATACGTCAAGGACGTGCTGGTCAGCACCGATTGGGTGGCCGACCATAAAAACGACGCAGGTGTCCGGTTGATCGAGGTCAACGAGGACATCCTGCTCTACGAGACTGGCCACATCGAGGGAGCCGTCAAGGTGGACTGGCAGGGCGACTTCTGGACCCCGGTGATGCGCGAGTTTATTTCCCCGGACGAACTCTCGGCCTTTCTGGGCAGTCTGGGCCTCAAAGAGGGCGACACGCTGGTCATCTACGGCGACAAGAGCAACTGGTGGGCCTCGTACGCCTACTGGTTTCTGAGTTACAGCGGCGTGCAAAACCTCAAGCTGATGAACGGAGGCCGCCAGAAGTGGGTCGCCGAGGGCCGTGAGATGGTCACCACCCCCACCGACGTGACGCCCACGACGTACCCGGCTCTCAAGCGCGACGAATCACTTCGTGCCTACCGCGACGAGGTCAGGGCGCACATCGAGAAGGTGCAGAGCGGTGAGGGCGCAATGGTGGATGTCCGCAGCCCCGACGAGTTTTCCGGCAAGGTAACGCACATGCCCGCCTACCCGCAGGAAGGTGTGCTGCGCGGCGGCCACATTCCCGGCGCGGCCAACATTCCCTGGGCGCGGGCCACCAACGAGGACGGTACCTTCAAGAGCGCCGACGAACTGAGCGCCCTGTACGGCGGCGAAGGCGTGACACCCGACAAGGACGTGATCGCCTACTGCCGCATCGCCGAGCGCAGCAGCCACTCCTGGTTCGTGCTGCGTGAACTGCTGGGCTACCCCAAAGTCCGCAACTACGACGGCTCGTGGACCGAGTGGGGCAACGGCGTGGGCCTGCCCATCGAGAAGACCTACCAAGACGTCTGA
- a CDS encoding SufE family protein → MTETTPTETTPTETAQALPGKLQDIVNLFRTAPKALRLQALLEYSKKLPPLPQKYAEHPEFMQPVPECASPFFLVTEPQGDGVAMYFKVPEEAPTVRGYAGILAEGLSGATREQILNIPDQFYMEMGLSELITPMRLRGMGAILMRLKTQVKQEPLS, encoded by the coding sequence ATGACCGAGACGACCCCCACCGAGACGACCCCCACCGAGACAGCCCAGGCCCTGCCTGGCAAGCTGCAAGACATCGTGAACCTGTTTCGCACGGCTCCGAAAGCCCTGAGACTCCAGGCACTCCTCGAATACAGCAAGAAGCTGCCACCCTTGCCTCAAAAGTACGCTGAGCACCCCGAATTCATGCAGCCGGTGCCGGAGTGCGCCTCGCCATTTTTTCTGGTGACCGAACCGCAGGGCGACGGCGTGGCGATGTACTTTAAGGTGCCGGAGGAAGCGCCCACCGTGCGCGGCTACGCGGGCATTCTGGCCGAGGGCCTCTCGGGAGCCACCCGCGAGCAGATCCTGAACATTCCCGATCAGTTTTATATGGAGATGGGCCTGTCTGAGCTGATCACGCCGATGCGCCTGCGCGGCATGGGCGCGATTCTGATGCGGCTCAAGACCCAGGTGAAGCAAGAGCCTTTAAGCTGA
- a CDS encoding c-type cytochrome, whose product MRRMPRAALWLPVLTLSALAVGLTTAQSQGAAPSGDPLAIKAGPPDALHGEALTGSCQGCHGPMGHSQQEDKPSLGGQVPSYTTLQLAAFRAKLRPSPVMQAIAAQLTDQDIVDLAAYYGQQTPRGPWEANPALSAKGQQFYNMGAVERNVTACVVCHGVDGRGNNELHIASITHQSPKYTLEVLHEFKSVPDYHIAYPNAMHIVTAQMTEDELSAVTAYLSSMGSSDMDKASK is encoded by the coding sequence ATGCGCCGAATGCCCCGTGCTGCCCTGTGGCTGCCTGTTCTCACCCTCTCTGCCCTCGCGGTGGGTCTCACCACCGCCCAGAGTCAGGGCGCGGCTCCGTCGGGCGATCCGCTGGCGATCAAGGCTGGCCCGCCCGACGCTCTGCACGGCGAAGCCTTGACCGGGAGCTGTCAGGGCTGTCACGGCCCGATGGGACACAGCCAGCAAGAGGACAAGCCCTCGCTGGGCGGCCAGGTCCCCAGCTACACCACCCTGCAACTGGCGGCCTTCCGCGCCAAGCTGCGCCCCAGCCCGGTGATGCAGGCGATCGCCGCCCAGCTGACCGATCAGGACATCGTGGATCTGGCAGCCTACTACGGCCAGCAGACGCCCCGAGGCCCCTGGGAGGCCAATCCCGCCCTGAGCGCCAAGGGTCAGCAGTTCTACAACATGGGCGCAGTGGAGCGCAACGTCACCGCCTGCGTGGTCTGTCACGGTGTGGACGGGCGCGGCAACAACGAGCTGCATATCGCCAGCATCACCCACCAGTCGCCCAAGTACACCCTGGAAGTGCTGCACGAGTTCAAGAGCGTGCCGGACTACCACATCGCCTACCCCAACGCCATGCACATCGTCACTGCCCAGATGACTGAAGATGAGCTGAGCGCTGTGACCGCTTACCTGAGCAGCATGGGAAGTAGCGACATGGATAAGGCCAGCAAGTAG